A genomic region of Caulobacter sp. NIBR2454 contains the following coding sequences:
- a CDS encoding glycosyltransferase family 2 protein: MAREERDGGARAVERSRATVSAIGLAAQDGAARGPTLAQKAVLAGVILAMTGLAISDLKVGWMILYGLLFSGFGLSVALRLGAMLLARPGGAWRPRADDDLPHYTVIVPLYQEAAMLPGVVAAMQAIDYPRDRLQVIIAVEEDDLETQAAMARLRTPAFISMMIAPPGSPRTKPRACNIALQRARGRLVVVFDAEDRPHPQQLREAAARFAAGPPDLACLQAPLRIDADRRFIPAQFAVEYAVQFEVFLPALARLGLPFPLGGTSNHFRTRALREVGGWDAHNVTEDADLGFRLAAKGWKLGMLASPTFEPAPVTLTDWLPQRARWVKGHMQSFGVHSRRMLGQSPRFNAALLATLGLSSLSVLLHGPAAAWIIATTLAGWMAGDALPVAARDLALLLAGWAASAGCGVIGLRRAGSPVRPRDILMAPLYWPMLSLAAAHAVWQLIRAPYHWDKTRHSPVEAAAGLDAASSLRVSAGTWTARNPRWRTRPSSCAPPPGAITPSSTAATGASWSATESTRS; this comes from the coding sequence ATGGCGCGGGAGGAGCGGGACGGCGGCGCGAGAGCCGTCGAACGGTCGCGCGCTACCGTCAGCGCAATCGGCTTGGCGGCTCAGGACGGCGCGGCTCGCGGCCCGACCCTCGCTCAAAAGGCGGTTCTGGCGGGTGTAATCTTGGCCATGACGGGACTGGCGATCAGCGACCTGAAGGTCGGCTGGATGATCCTCTACGGGCTGCTGTTCAGCGGCTTTGGCCTGTCGGTGGCGCTGCGGCTGGGCGCCATGCTGCTGGCCAGGCCGGGCGGGGCCTGGCGCCCCCGCGCCGACGACGACCTGCCGCACTACACCGTGATCGTGCCGCTCTACCAGGAGGCCGCCATGCTGCCTGGCGTGGTGGCGGCCATGCAGGCGATCGACTACCCCCGCGACCGATTGCAGGTGATCATCGCCGTGGAGGAAGACGACCTGGAGACCCAGGCGGCGATGGCGCGGCTTAGGACGCCCGCCTTCATCAGCATGATGATCGCCCCGCCGGGCTCGCCGCGCACCAAGCCACGAGCCTGCAACATCGCCCTGCAGCGGGCGCGGGGCCGGCTAGTGGTGGTGTTCGACGCCGAGGACCGGCCGCATCCGCAACAGCTTCGCGAGGCCGCCGCCCGCTTCGCGGCGGGGCCGCCAGACCTGGCGTGTCTTCAGGCGCCGCTCCGCATCGACGCGGACCGGCGCTTCATTCCGGCCCAGTTCGCCGTGGAGTACGCGGTCCAGTTCGAGGTGTTCCTGCCCGCCCTGGCCCGGCTCGGCCTGCCGTTCCCTCTGGGCGGGACCAGCAATCACTTCCGGACGCGGGCCCTAAGGGAGGTGGGCGGATGGGACGCCCACAACGTCACAGAGGACGCGGACCTGGGTTTCCGGCTGGCGGCCAAGGGTTGGAAGCTGGGCATGCTGGCCTCGCCCACCTTCGAGCCCGCTCCTGTGACACTGACCGACTGGCTGCCGCAACGGGCGCGGTGGGTGAAGGGGCATATGCAGTCGTTCGGCGTGCATTCACGGCGGATGCTGGGCCAGTCGCCGAGGTTCAACGCCGCCCTGCTGGCGACGCTCGGTCTGTCCAGCCTGTCGGTGCTGCTTCACGGGCCGGCGGCGGCATGGATCATCGCGACGACCCTGGCGGGCTGGATGGCGGGAGACGCCCTGCCCGTCGCGGCGCGGGACCTGGCCCTGCTGCTGGCGGGATGGGCGGCTTCGGCGGGGTGCGGGGTGATCGGGTTGCGGCGCGCCGGATCACCGGTGCGGCCGCGCGATATCCTCATGGCGCCGCTGTACTGGCCGATGCTGTCCCTGGCGGCCGCGCATGCGGTCTGGCAGCTGATCAGGGCTCCCTATCACTGGGACAAGACGCGTCATTCGCCGGTCGAGGCCGCCGCCGGACTGGACGCCGCTTCGTCCTTGCGCGTATCAGCCGGAACATGGACAGCCAGAAACCCGCGGTGGCGGACACGCCCCTCGTCATGCGCACCACCGCCTGGAGCGATTACGCCCTCCTCGACAGCGGCGACGGGCGCAAGCTGGAGCGCTACGGAAAGTACACGGTCGTAA
- a CDS encoding class I SAM-dependent methyltransferase, with protein sequence MRTTAWSDYALLDSGDGRKLERYGKYTVVRPEPQCLWRPRLDASVWDAADAVFDPSDEEEAGRWRFSKPPAETWPLGWGDVRFHGRFTNFRHLAFFPEQAANWAWMDERIRAAKRPLKVLNLFGYTGVASLVCAAAGAEVTHVDASKKAIGWARENAALSKMEDKPIRWICEDARKFVQREVRRGSQYDGIILDPPKFGRGPNNEVWRLFEGLPEFASLCAEILSPDANFLILNAYAARISGAALSGLLAEQLAGRPGRIDWGELALVEEALDRQIGLSFFARYAS encoded by the coding sequence ATGCGCACCACCGCCTGGAGCGATTACGCCCTCCTCGACAGCGGCGACGGGCGCAAGCTGGAGCGCTACGGAAAGTACACGGTCGTAAGGCCCGAGCCGCAGTGCCTGTGGCGCCCGCGCCTGGACGCGTCGGTGTGGGACGCCGCCGATGCGGTGTTCGATCCCTCCGACGAGGAAGAGGCCGGCCGCTGGCGGTTCTCCAAGCCGCCGGCCGAGACCTGGCCGCTGGGCTGGGGCGACGTGCGCTTCCACGGCCGCTTCACAAACTTCCGCCACCTGGCCTTTTTCCCCGAGCAGGCGGCCAACTGGGCCTGGATGGACGAGCGCATCCGCGCCGCCAAGCGGCCGCTGAAGGTGCTGAACCTGTTCGGCTACACCGGGGTCGCGTCGCTGGTCTGCGCGGCGGCGGGGGCCGAGGTCACCCATGTGGACGCCTCCAAGAAGGCCATCGGCTGGGCGCGCGAGAACGCGGCGCTGTCGAAGATGGAAGACAAGCCGATCCGCTGGATCTGCGAGGACGCGCGCAAGTTCGTCCAGCGCGAGGTGCGGCGCGGCAGCCAGTACGACGGCATCATCCTGGACCCGCCGAAGTTCGGCCGTGGCCCCAACAACGAGGTCTGGCGCCTGTTCGAGGGTCTGCCGGAATTCGCCAGCCTGTGCGCCGAAATCCTGTCGCCGGACGCCAACTTCCTGATCCTCAACGCCTATGCCGCGCGGATCAGCGGGGCGGCGCTGTCGGGCCTGCTGGCCGAGCAGCTGGCGGGGCGGCCGGGCCGCATCGACTGGGGCGAGCTGGCCCTGGTGGAAGAGGCGCTGGATCGCCAGATCGGCCTGTCGTTCTTCGCGAGGTACGCGTCGTGA
- a CDS encoding TrmH family RNA methyltransferase → MNPKVVTSLSNATVKAVRALHMRKEREDTGLFLAEGLKIIIEAVELGHAPRILLFGRDAADHPMLQKAADATVKAGGEVIEVNRDILEKVSRRENPQAVVGVFKQTFAELDALEPQSAPCWVALQAVRDPGNLGTIVRTADAAGCGGVILVGDCCDPFSVEAVRATMGSIFAVKIAKATVEQFLAYRQTWAGSVVGTLLTAQVDHRQADYRKPTMILMGNEQQGLPPELAAACDVNVKIPMRGRADSLNLSVATGIMIYAAT, encoded by the coding sequence GTGAACCCCAAGGTCGTCACCTCCCTGTCCAACGCCACGGTGAAGGCCGTCCGCGCGCTGCATATGCGCAAGGAGCGCGAGGACACCGGCCTGTTCCTGGCCGAGGGCCTGAAGATCATCATCGAGGCGGTGGAGCTGGGTCATGCCCCGCGCATCCTGCTGTTTGGGCGCGACGCCGCCGATCACCCGATGCTGCAAAAGGCCGCCGACGCCACGGTGAAGGCCGGCGGCGAGGTGATCGAGGTCAACCGCGACATTCTCGAAAAGGTCAGCCGCCGCGAGAACCCGCAGGCGGTGGTGGGCGTGTTCAAGCAGACCTTCGCCGAGCTTGATGCACTGGAACCGCAGAGCGCGCCCTGCTGGGTGGCGCTGCAGGCGGTGCGTGATCCGGGCAATCTGGGCACTATCGTGCGCACGGCGGACGCCGCCGGGTGCGGCGGGGTGATCCTGGTGGGCGACTGCTGCGATCCGTTCTCGGTCGAGGCGGTGCGGGCGACCATGGGCTCGATCTTCGCGGTGAAGATCGCCAAGGCCACGGTCGAGCAGTTCCTGGCCTATCGCCAGACCTGGGCGGGGTCGGTGGTGGGCACGCTGCTGACCGCGCAGGTGGATCACCGGCAGGCCGATTATCGCAAACCGACCATGATCCTGATGGGCAATGAGCAGCAGGGCCTTCCGCCCGAGCTGGCCGCCGCCTGCGACGTGAACGTGAAAATCCCCATGCGGGGGCGGGCTGATAGCCTGAACCTTTCGGTGGCGACGGGGATCATGATCTACGCCGCCACCTAG
- a CDS encoding FMN-dependent NADH-azoreductase has product MSLLHIDSSILGDNSISRQVSAAIATAITNDAPATKVIYRDLAADPIAHLSAAYLGGAAPQADQEDGAKVLEDFLAADTVVIGAPMYNFAISSQLKAWIDRILVAGKTFQYGANGVEGLAGGKRVIVALSKGGFYGEGQPAAGMDFQEPYLKAIFGFIGIHDVEFVRAEGIAVGPEQREKGLASALASVTELKRAA; this is encoded by the coding sequence ATGTCTCTGCTGCACATCGACTCTTCGATCCTGGGCGACAATTCCATCAGCCGCCAGGTCTCGGCCGCCATCGCGACCGCCATCACCAACGACGCGCCGGCCACCAAGGTCATCTATCGTGACCTGGCCGCCGATCCCATCGCGCACCTGTCCGCCGCCTATCTCGGCGGGGCCGCGCCTCAGGCCGACCAGGAAGACGGCGCCAAGGTGCTCGAAGACTTCCTGGCCGCCGACACGGTGGTCATCGGCGCCCCGATGTACAATTTCGCCATCTCCAGCCAGCTCAAGGCCTGGATCGACCGCATCCTCGTGGCCGGCAAGACCTTCCAGTACGGCGCGAACGGCGTCGAAGGCCTGGCGGGCGGCAAGCGCGTGATCGTCGCCCTGTCCAAGGGCGGCTTCTATGGCGAAGGCCAGCCGGCCGCCGGCATGGACTTCCAGGAGCCCTATCTGAAGGCGATCTTCGGCTTCATCGGCATCCACGACGTGGAGTTCGTCCGCGCCGAGGGCATCGCCGTCGGTCCCGAGCAACGTGAGAAGGGCCTCGCCAGCGCCCTGGCGTCCGTGACCGAGCTGAAGCGCGCGGCCTAA
- a CDS encoding winged helix-turn-helix transcriptional regulator translates to MTEKNVAYSPSACRPVTDVLSLIGDKWTVLIVMLLADGPRRFNELKRMVDGISQRMLTLTLRNLERDGLVTRTVFPTVPPRVDYELTPLGQSLKEPVAALGQWAHANKLEMDLARAEFDRRATDAAA, encoded by the coding sequence ATGACCGAAAAAAATGTCGCCTACTCCCCCTCCGCCTGCCGCCCGGTGACGGACGTGCTGTCACTGATCGGCGACAAGTGGACGGTGCTGATCGTCATGCTGCTGGCCGACGGCCCCCGCCGGTTCAACGAGCTGAAGCGAATGGTGGACGGCATCTCGCAGCGGATGCTGACCCTGACCCTGCGCAATCTGGAGCGGGACGGTCTGGTGACGCGGACGGTGTTCCCAACGGTGCCCCCGCGCGTGGACTATGAGCTGACGCCGCTGGGCCAGTCGCTGAAGGAGCCGGTCGCGGCCCTGGGCCAATGGGCGCACGCGAACAAGCTGGAGATGGACCTGGCGCGGGCCGAGTTCGACCGTCGGGCGACGGACGCGGCGGCGTAG
- the hrpB gene encoding ATP-dependent helicase HrpB, translated as MLPIEEVLPRLQAVLHNTCCAVLVAPPGAGKTTRVPLALLDQPWIGGRKIVLLEPRRLAARAAAERMAQSLGEPVGETVGYRVRLQSRVSARTRIEVVTEGVFTRMILDDPGLDGVAAVLFDEFHERSLDADLGLALARDAQGVLRDDLRVLVMSATLDGARIAAHLGDAPVVESQGRMFPVDTRYLGRDDRLRLEERVARAVERALAEEGGSVLVFLPGQGEIRRTETLLKERLRRPDVDVAPLYGALDPAVQDRAIGPAVPGRRKVVLATSIAETSLTIQGVRVVIDCGLARVPRFDPASGLTRLDTVRVSRSAADQRRGRAGRTEPGVCYRLWDEAETRALPPFGKPEILEADLSGLALDLARWGAKGAEGLTFLDPPPTAAFNEARTLLRRLNALDDNGALTPHGERLGDLPLAPRLAHMVLRGAASGQAERAATIAAVLSEQALGGRDVDLRHRLEALGRDGSPRARDARTLAARWAKASGKSSAAEPLDDALLLAEAFPERVARARGPAGEFQLANGRGVYLEATDALAREKWLAVGELGGGDARDRILLAAPLDEITLRAAFADRLVAEDRLEPDAKGRVRARRLLRLGKLVVEERLIEKPDPAMIAGALMDKVRSEGLSVLKFGEASDALRAQAAFLRDLDDSWPDLSDAALVEQLDDWLAPLLSGKSSLADIPDHALAEALKTLIPWDLQRKMDAAAPSRWTAPTGNNFRIDYAAEGGPRIDVRVQELFGLSTHPSVGGGRVPLTLALLSPAHRPIQITKDLPGFWAGSWKAVKSEMKGRYPRHVWPDDPANTAPTARAKPRGT; from the coding sequence CCGCCGAGCGCATGGCCCAGAGCCTGGGCGAGCCGGTGGGCGAGACCGTCGGCTATCGCGTGCGCCTGCAGTCAAGGGTGAGCGCCCGCACCCGGATCGAGGTGGTCACCGAGGGCGTCTTCACCCGGATGATTCTGGACGACCCCGGCCTCGACGGCGTGGCGGCGGTCCTGTTCGACGAGTTCCACGAGCGCAGCCTCGACGCCGACCTGGGCCTCGCCCTGGCCCGCGACGCTCAGGGGGTGCTGCGTGACGACCTGCGGGTGCTGGTCATGTCCGCCACCCTCGACGGCGCCCGCATCGCCGCCCATCTGGGGGACGCGCCGGTGGTCGAGAGCCAGGGGCGGATGTTCCCTGTCGACACCCGCTATCTGGGCCGAGACGACCGTCTGCGGCTGGAGGAGCGCGTCGCCCGCGCCGTCGAGCGGGCTCTGGCGGAGGAGGGCGGCTCGGTGCTCGTCTTCCTGCCGGGCCAGGGCGAGATACGCCGCACCGAGACCCTGCTGAAGGAGCGCCTGCGTCGGCCGGACGTTGACGTCGCACCCCTCTACGGCGCCCTTGATCCCGCCGTGCAGGATCGCGCCATCGGCCCCGCGGTGCCAGGGCGGCGCAAGGTGGTGTTGGCCACCTCCATCGCCGAGACGTCCCTGACGATCCAGGGCGTGCGCGTTGTCATCGACTGCGGCTTGGCCCGCGTGCCGCGCTTCGACCCGGCCAGCGGCCTCACCCGCCTCGACACCGTCCGCGTCAGCCGCTCCGCCGCCGACCAGCGCCGGGGTCGCGCCGGCCGCACCGAGCCTGGCGTCTGCTACCGCCTGTGGGACGAGGCCGAGACGCGCGCCCTGCCGCCCTTCGGCAAGCCCGAGATCCTGGAGGCCGACCTGTCAGGCTTGGCCCTGGACCTCGCCCGCTGGGGCGCCAAGGGGGCGGAGGGGCTGACCTTCCTCGACCCGCCGCCGACCGCGGCTTTCAACGAGGCCCGAACCCTGTTGCGCCGGCTCAACGCTCTGGACGACAACGGCGCCCTCACGCCACACGGCGAGCGTCTGGGCGACCTGCCGCTGGCCCCGCGTCTGGCGCACATGGTCCTGCGCGGCGCCGCCTCGGGCCAGGCCGAGCGCGCCGCGACCATCGCCGCCGTGCTCAGCGAACAGGCGCTGGGTGGCCGCGATGTCGACCTGCGTCACCGCCTCGAAGCCTTGGGTCGTGATGGAAGTCCTCGCGCCCGCGACGCCAGGACCCTGGCCGCCCGCTGGGCAAAGGCCTCCGGCAAGTCGTCCGCCGCCGAGCCCCTCGACGACGCCCTGCTGCTGGCCGAGGCCTTCCCCGAGCGTGTCGCACGCGCCCGTGGCCCGGCGGGAGAGTTTCAACTGGCCAACGGCCGCGGCGTCTATCTGGAGGCCACCGACGCCCTGGCGCGCGAGAAGTGGCTGGCGGTGGGCGAACTGGGGGGCGGCGACGCCCGTGACCGCATCCTGCTGGCCGCGCCCCTGGACGAGATCACCCTGCGCGCCGCCTTCGCCGATCGCCTGGTGGCCGAAGACCGCCTGGAGCCCGACGCGAAGGGCCGCGTCCGCGCCCGCCGCCTGCTGCGCCTGGGCAAGCTGGTGGTGGAGGAGCGGCTGATCGAAAAACCTGACCCGGCCATGATCGCCGGCGCCCTGATGGACAAGGTGCGCAGCGAAGGTCTGTCGGTCCTGAAGTTCGGCGAGGCGTCGGACGCCTTGCGCGCCCAGGCCGCCTTCCTGCGCGATCTCGACGACTCCTGGCCCGACCTATCCGACGCGGCCTTGGTCGAGCAGCTCGACGACTGGCTCGCCCCGCTGCTGTCGGGCAAGTCGTCCCTGGCCGACATCCCCGACCACGCCCTGGCCGAGGCGCTCAAGACCCTGATCCCTTGGGACCTGCAAAGGAAGATGGACGCCGCCGCGCCGTCTCGCTGGACCGCCCCCACCGGCAACAACTTCCGCATCGACTATGCGGCCGAGGGCGGCCCCCGCATCGATGTGCGCGTGCAGGAGTTGTTCGGCCTTTCGACCCATCCGTCGGTTGGGGGAGGGCGCGTGCCCCTGACCCTGGCCCTGCTGTCGCCGGCTCACCGACCCATCCAGATCACCAAGGACCTGCCCGGCTTCTGGGCGGGCTCATGGAAGGCGGTCAAAAGCGAGATGAAGGGCCGCTATCCCCGCCACGTCTGGCCCGACGATCCCGCCAACACGGCCCCAACGGCCAGAGCCAAGCCGCGCGGCACGTGA